A DNA window from Drosophila biarmipes strain raj3 chromosome 2R, RU_DBia_V1.1, whole genome shotgun sequence contains the following coding sequences:
- the LOC108022474 gene encoding polyserase-2 has translation MQTRLAWAPLLAWFLVRLGLGLGYQFLEQPCGNMLAMKIRNGENAAQQHSAWMAAVYNSRNEFICGGTLITKRFVLTAAHCIYGQDGLTVRLGAYNKSDPASQKSVETAVRHPSFTGYSWDGNDIGLLKLNSSVVYDYNIHPICISLDRNLLSEVENGSMLRALGWGRTKRDGQESDILQTIMLRNLNRALCSQKFYVTPSSKELCVGSTSGDTCSGDSGGPLTVTVDKGSREVQLAILSYGDFYCNGLGVYTRVASYVDWIEDTIKKFDTPNMSAGMNAIPLQPRENWLYGDCGGNTVASHLQATIYGPGFVARGVMISDRFVLTNARGLPANSAFLEVGVLGVQGTQQAYKVIGMFQSTSVALLKLSLRITGPDGLKPICMLSKAGLQHAVVSTLPFAVLDYVHGSDGSLRAYEFNASALHPNECYYEIGRQIESSEICVKTPAETSQNYGRQGDILGKKIRDFGKERIVLYGMLRYSTGGVNVFTKVAQQTEWIEHIVKANSS, from the exons ATGCAGACGCGTTTGGCCTGGGCTCCGTTGCTCGCTTGGTTCCTGGTCCGCCTAGGACTAGGACTAGGATACCAGTTTCTGGAGCAGCCGTGCGGCAACATGTTGGCTATGAAGATCAGGAACGGCGAGAATGCCGCTCAGCAACACTCCGCCTGGATGGCAGCCGTGTATAATTCGCGTAATGAATTTATATGCGGTGGCACGCTGATAACCAAAC GCTTCGTCCTCACTGCTGCCCATTGCATATATGGCCAAGACGGACT AACCGTGAGATTGGGAGCATACAACAAAAGTGATCCAGCAAGCCAGAAGAGTGTCGAAACAGCAGTACGACATCCTTCGTTCACGGGATATTCCTGGGATGGAAATGATATAGGCCTGCTCAAGTTGAACAGCAGCGTGGTCTACGATT ATAACATTCATCCAATTTGCATCAGTTTGGACAGAAATTTGTTGAGCGAAGTCGAAAATGGGTCCATGCTCAGAGCTCTAGGCTGGGGACGAACGAAACGCGACGGCCAGGAAAGCGATATACTTCAAACCATCATGCTTAGAAACTTGAATCGAGCCCTTTGCTCGCAGAAGTTCTATGTGACTCCCAGTTCCAAGGAGTTATGCGTTGGCTCCACAAGCGGAGACACCTGCAGTGGCGATTCAGGTGGTCCGTTGACCGTCACCGTCGATAAAGGCAGTCGTGAAGTTCAGCTCGCGATCTTGAGCTATGGAGATTTCTATTGCAATGGACTAGGAGTTTATACCCGTGTGGCGAGCTATGTGGACTGGATTGAAGATACCATTAAGAAGTTTGACACTCCGAACATGTCGGCGGGCATGAACGCGATACCGCTGCAGCCTCGAGAGAATTGGTTGTACGGAGACTGTGGTGGAAATACCGTAGCATCGCACTTGCAGGCAACCATTTACGGACCCGGGTTTGTGGCCCGGGGCGTTATGATCTCTGACC GATTTGTCCTAACGAATGCCAGAGGCTTGCCTGCAAATTCTGCTTTCTT GGAAGTGGGTGTGCTGGGAGTCCAAGGAACCCAGCAAGCGTACAAAGTGATCGGAATGTTCCAAAGCACGAGTGTTGCTTTGCTAAAACTTAGTCTCCGGATAACAGGCCCAG ATGGACTGAAACCGATCTGTATGCTTTCGAAAGCAGGTCTCCAGCACGCGGTCGTTTCCACTCTTCCTTTCGCTGTGCTTGACTATGTGCACGGCTCAGACGGAAGCTTAAGGGCTTATGAGTTCAACGCCAGCGCTCTTCATCCCAATGAATGTTACTACGAAATCGGGAGGCAGATCGAGTCGAGTGAAATCTGTGTGAAAACTCCTGCTGAAACAAGCCAGAACTACGGCAGGCAGGGCGACATATTGGGCAAAAAGATTAGGGATTTCGGCAAGGAACGGATCGTTTTGTACGGCATGCTCAGATACTCAACTGGCGGTGTAAACGTTTTCACCAAAGTTGCCCAGCAAACGGAGTGGATCGAACATATTGTCAAGGCCAATTCATCATAG
- the LOC108022473 gene encoding nuclear pore complex protein Nup214, with protein MAQNAPACRDTQDFQFKLHDKFVAFKKCGDPRSNVKLLAISSSRGLLFAGNPNQPELKVIIAKDLANAKSTGQQPQARLVPLPSVPNYIACSSDGNLLAVNHTQNGTSLLSIYSVQSFMTPDIRPVYNIRLAAEDHVHAVQLLWNPVLPNSLAVVLSNGALGMYALKEGGNFEMHSLDKSQQVKCGCWSPKGKQIVLGFPAGKVQQFKPDLTPAKTLLCPPNIHDAPFDTIAIQWLSTFQFAVIFLQHGEDCNPSLYILNAPKAGAPSYINYYDICYSLNGPRNHQFLFSHVAPWNLLLVISANGVEVGVMGTSEAGDTPAWHQFTLLDEARIELPLNETNQEETFPLGFAYDTSSTHQLTINEQKLQTMPMVHVLGSDGTLLSFNFLNMLPTAVSVCSPPPPVADTSGQFKPLNSLLPSEDEEQPAAAASPPPKTPAVSAPSDISFAFTPNTVTSTPAPSKDKPSSLFSGFGAAAAKPPAPQLSFGAAPTPAPLSFGAATTAPAKPAAAFGGFAAPATTSAMSSMFSAPGANAFGGLATNKPAGTPRAAAPETSAPAAASAPATKPLYTVPPTFTPVASKAAPSAAPPPSVESTLKPDDTEPIIKDMIALQIDAFSQDIQKQKDQTNELLKGIAAPSTLRVFAKRLDDLQELNEQAKDVEFELDVQGLRQGLNEAYAIVAECRGKLEIYRKPDITRLMNSSSCDPAGRRMLARLQSYVAANEAQLRLAQQHVDVQWEQFQDMVRRNSKSRMHMPCLEGIYQRLTRLQNLASDQRILQNNIKAKLKERGLLQAALLDQENSRTRTNEAVETLADSILSMSLSQVVDSNAAKLTHQRLQKIRKVVQLQKINIICPQRPDRVGLKSEVILETKRRAEQIKKAAAKPATANKYTQAAVAPPPAPAAAPTPQTLPTAAPQLPKPMPSKPVVVEKPHPLPVAPPVSTPFSFSQSSPFVKTSTVTPTTNTVTPGEAAKPGLSMFGGLSSGSSSFSFGGAAPKSALSFGGGSSAAETSPTTVTKPVAEKEQPAPEPAKPKEQKQGFEIKPVKPVPEATKVAPQTPKAETSNKSFGFGGFTGTGGAVGSASSSPFSFGGLGSSLGFGGTAPAVPKSEAPSTAVTAPVVSFGLFSATVAKPTTTEPTVTSSTASTTSKPTPVIASPASTDVPPASTTTGGATNSDPTGGLFGSVNICKPNTPADSPKPANIFGGLTGGSGPGSFSFGGGAGDASKGLFGNTTKPAMTIAAASTVAETTVKTDPITTTAAPAAAVTTTVAASPAANPPAATAATTSATVSSSTAVPGSAFSFSNAFSSLSAGGVPTTTAAAPLAATSSTTSTASNSSTSVFGGGGFAAATASTAAPVASPFQTAAKTTAPSGNIFGSIPKPETSVFGASPTNPTAAASPAAPPTGLFASAAISNPSPFGSPSTAAPASGGNIFGQAAKPNVFGQPAATAEGGGSIFGGGTNSPFGSSSIFGGSNQQSPVAAPAAGGTSIFGQNVFGQPAAATPAAGGNIFSNPVGTPQASAFGGGGSSIFGSPAPAAASPVSGGSIFGGGSSSGGFGSFSQTTPAQGGFGGGFAQGGGGSVAQTGFGSPQTAQQQPAPGGFGAKPVFGSPAFGASPTFGGGATFGSPKGFGGFGATSPVASPPAFGAAGKPAQGNIFETLGGQESGLSFGNLAQTGNSNTQKPAFGGSSFMNYR; from the exons GATTTTCAATTTAAGCTGCACGACAAGTTCGTGGCGTTCAAAAAATGCGGCGACCCCCGCAGCAATGTGAAACTGCTGGCGATCTCCAGCAGCCGGGGACTGCTCTTCGCCGGCAACCCCAACCAGCCGGAACTGAAGG TGATCATCGCCAAGGACCTGGCCAATGCCAAGAGCACGGGCCAGCAGCCTCAGGCGCGACTGGTGCCGTTGCCCAGTGTTCCCAACTACATCGCCTGCAGCTCCGACGGCAACCTGCTGGCCGTCAACCACACCCAGAACGGCACCAGCCTGCTGAGCATCTACTCGGTGCAGTCCTTTATGACCCCGGACATTCGGCCCGTTTACAACATCCGCCTGGCCGCAGAGGACCACGTGCACGCCGTCCAGCTGCTGTGGAATCCCGTGCTGCCCAACAGCCTGGCCGTCGTCCTGAGCAACGGAGCCCTTGGCATGTATGCTCTCAAGGAGGGCGGCAACTTCGAAATGCACTCGCTGGACAAGAGCCAGCAGGTGAAGTGCGGCTGCTGGTCGCCGAAGGGTAAACAGATCGTGCTCGGCTTTCCCGCCGGCAAGGTGCAGCAGTTCAAGCCGGATCTGACGCCCGCCAAGACGCTGTTGTGTCCGCCGAACATCCATGACGCGCCCTTCGACACCATCGCCATCCAGTGGCTGTCGACGTTCCAGTTTGCGGTGATCTTCCTGCAGCACGGCGAGGACTGCAATCCCTCGCTGTACATCCTCAACGCCCCCAAGGCTGGGGCACCCAGCTACATCAACTACTACGACATCTGCTACAGCCTGAATGGTCCGCGAAATCATCAGTTCCTCTTCAGCCATGTGGCCCCGTGGAATCTGCTGCTCGTGATCTCAGCCAATGGCGTGGAGGTCGGCGTGATGGGCACCTCGGAGGCCGGTGATACGCCCGCCTGGCACCAGTTTACTTTGCTGGATGAAGCGCGCATTGAGCTGCCCCTCAATGAGACCAATCAAGAGGAGACCTTCCCGCTCGGCTTTGCCTACGATACGTCCTCGACGCACCAGCTGACCATAAACGAGCAGAAGCTGCAGACCATGCCCATGGTGCACGTTTTGGGCTCGGATGGAACCCTCCTCTCCTTCAATTTCCTGAACATGCTGCCGACAGCGGTGTCTGTTTGCTCGCCACCGCCCCCAGTGGCTGATACTTCGGGACAGTTCAAGCCGCTGAACTCGTTGCTTCCCAGTGAGGATGAGGAGCAGCCGGCTGCGGCAGCCAGTCCGCCGCCCAAGACTCCTGCGGTGTCTGCTCCCTCGGACATATCGTTCGCCTTCACACCGAATACGGTTACTTCAACGCCGGCTCCCTCAAAGGATAAGCCGTCATCGCTGTTCTCAGGCTttggagcagctgcagccaAACCTCCAGCCCCGCAGCTGTCCTTCGGAGCTGCGCCGACTCCCGCTCCACTTTCGTTCGGAGCTGCAACTACCGCACCAGCCAAGCCGGCCGCAGCATTTGGTGGATTTGCAGCACCAGCAACGACATCGGCCATGAGTTCAATGTTCTCCGCACCCGGAGCGAATGCCTTCGGCGGATTGGCAACGAACAAACCAGCAGGGACTCCTCGTGCCGCAGCACCAGAAACCAGTGCTCCAGCAGCTGCTTCAGCTCCTGCAACCAAACCACTCTACACTGTTCCCCCGACTTTTACACCGGTGGCCTCGAAGGCAGCCCCATCGGCTGCTCCACCTCCAAGTGTGGAAAGCACCCTTAAGCCAGATGACACGGAGCCCATTATCAAGGACATGATTGCCCTGCAAATCGACGCCTTCAGCCAGGATATCCAAAAGCAAAAGGATCAGACAAATGAGCTGCTTAAAGGC ATTGCAGCGCCATCAACTCTGCGGGTATTTGCCAAACGCTTGGATGACCTGCAGGAGCTGAACGAACAAGCCAAGGATGTGGAGTTTGAGTTGGATGTACAGGGATTGCGGCAGGGTCTGAACGAGGCCTATGCCATCGTAGCCGAGTGCCGTGGCAAGCTGGAGATTTACAGGAAACCCGA TATCACGCGTCTCATGAACTCCAGTTCCTGCGATCCCGCTGGCCGCCGAATGCTGGCCCGCCTGCAGAGCTATGTGGCCGCCAATGAGGCCCAGCTGCGTCTCGCCCAGCAGCATGTTGATGTGCAGTGGGAGCAGTTCCAGGACATGGTGCGGCGCAACTCCAAGTCCCGCATGCACATGCCGTGTCTGGAAGGCATCTACCAGCGACTGACCAGGCTGCAAAACCTCGCTTCTGATCAGCGCATCCTGCAGAACAATATCAAAGCCAAGCTCAAGGAGCGCGGACTGCTTCAGGCTGCCCTTCTCGACCAGGAGAACAGCCGCACACGCACCAACGAAGC AGTGGAAACTCTGGCCGACTCCATTCTCTCGATGAGTCTAAGCCAGGTAGTGGACTCCAATGCAGCCAAACTCACGCATCAGCGGCTGCAGAAGATTCGAAAGGTTGTCCAGCTGCAGAAGATCAATATTATATGTCCCCAGCGACCGGATCGCGTGGGACTCAAGTCGGAGGTCATCTTGGAAACCAAGCGCAGGGCGGAGCAGATCAAGAAGGCGGCCGCCAAGCCAGCAACGGCCAACAAGTACACCCAGGCAGCAGTGGCTCCACCTCCTGCACCAGCTGCTGCGCCCACACCTCAAACTCTTCCGACAGCGGCTCCTCAGTTGCCAAAACCCATGCCATCTAAGCCAGTAGTTGTGGAGAAACCCCACCCCCTTCCGGTGGCGCCTCCTGTGTCGACGCCATTCTCCTTCAGCCAGAGCAGCCCGTTTGTGAAGACCTCCACTGTGACTCCCACGACAAATACCGTGACTCCTGGCGAGGCTGCCAAGCCGGGTCTCTCCATGTTCGGCGGTCTGAGTAGCGGTAGTTCCAGCTTCAGTTTTGGTGGTGCTGCTCCCAAGTCGGCGCTCTCATTCGGAGGAGGATCTTCTGCTGCGGAAACATCTCCAACTACAGTAACGAAACCAGTGGCTGAAAAAGAACAGCCTGCTCCAGAGCCTGCTAAGCCTAAGGAGCAGAAACAAGGATTTGAAATCAAACCTGTGAAACCCGTTCCTGAAGCAACAAAAGTAGCACCTCAAACTCCAAAGGCAGAGACCTCCAACAAATCCTTTGGGTTTGGAGGCTTTACAGGAACTGGCGGAGCTGTGGGAAGTGCTTCTAGCTCTCCGTTCAGCTTTGGTGGATTGGGCTCCTCCCTTGGCTTTGGAGGAACTGCCCCTGCCGTTCCGAAATCGGAAGCTCCTAGCACTGCAGTCACTGCGCCAGTTGTGTCATTTGGCTTGTTCTCGGCAACTGTAGCCAAACCAACGACCACTGAGCCCACAGTGACTAGCAGCACCGCCTCGACAACTAGCAAACCAACGCCTGTTATTGCATCCCCAGCTTCAACTGATGTTCCTCCAGCAAGCACGACCACCGGAGGGGCCACCAATTCGGATCCCACTGGCGGTCTTTTCGGCTCTGTCAACATTTGCAAGCCCAATACACCAGCAG aTTCCCCTAAACCAGCCAATATTTTTGGAGGCCTCACTGGTGGTTCGGGCCCTGGAAGCTTCTCGTTTGGCGGAGGAGCTGGAGATGCCTCAAAGGGACTATTTGGCAACACCACTAAACCAGCAATGACTATAGCAGCTGCTTCAACTGTTGCGGAGACCACCGTCAAAACGGATCCCATTACAACAACGGCAGCACCAGCTGCAGCTGTGACCACGACTGTTGCGGCAAGTCCAGCAGCGAATCCTCCGGCAGCGACAGCAGCCACAACTAGCGCAACAGTGTCATCCAGCACTGCTGTTCCGGGCAGCGCCTTCTCCTTCTCAAACGCGTTTAGCAGCCTGAGCGCAGGAGGTGTGCCAACtactactgctgctgctccctTGGCTGCGACCAGCTCCACCACATCCACAGCCAGCAACTCGTCGACCTCAGTGTTCGGCGGAGGCGGctttgcagcagcaacagcttcGACAGCGGCTCCAGTGGCTAGTCCCTTCCAAACGGCTGCAAAGACCACAGCTCCGAGTGGAAACATTTTCGGCAGCATACCCAAGCCGGAGACGAGTGTTTTTGGAGCATCTCCTACAAATCCCACGGCTGCAGCTTCGCCAGCTGCCCCTCCCACGGGTCTTTTTGCGTCGGCTGCCATTAGCAACCCGTCGCCATTCGGCAGTCCTTCAACTGCAGCACCTGCATCCGGCGGCAACATCTTTGGTCAAGCTGCCAAGCCGAATGTATTTGGACAACCGGCCGCTACAGCCGAGGGCGGAGGATCTATTTTCGGCGGTGGAACCAATTCACCATTTGGATCGAGCTCCATTTTCGGGGGAAGTAATCAACAAAGCCCTGTCGCCGCCCCCGCTGCTGGCGGTACCTCAATCTTCGGGCAAAATGTGTTTGGTCAGCCAGCGGCAGCTACACCGGCAGCAGGCGGAAACATATTCTCCAATCCCGTGGGCACCCCGCAAGCTTCTGCCTTCGGGGGCGGAGGCAGCTCCATCTTTGGATCACCTGCTCCAGCGGCAGCTTCGCCAGTCTCTGGCGGCTCTATCTTTGGTGGCGGCAGCAGCTCTGGCGGATTTGGTTCCTTCTCGCAGACAACACCAGCTCAAGGTGGCTTCGGCGGGGGATTTGCTCAGGGCGGCGGTGGATCAGTGGCCCAGACAGGCTTTGGATCGCCTCAAAcggcgcagcagcagccggcACCAGGCGGATTTGGAGCTAAGCCGGTGTTCGGATCGCCGGCCTTCGGAGCGAGCCCCACCTTTGGGGGCGGAGCCACCTTTGGCAGTCCCAAGGGATTCGGTGGATTCGGCGCGACCAGCCCTGTGGCATCACCTCCAGCCTTCGGGGCTGCAGGCAAGCCGGCGCAGGGAAATATCTTTGAAACATTGGGTGGCCAGGAGTCTGGCCTCTCCTTCGGAAATTTGGCACAGACCGGAAATTCCAATACCCAGAAACCGGCCTTCGGAGG ATCgagttttatgaattatcGTTGA